In Deltaproteobacteria bacterium, the genomic window GCATGATTTGTTGAATATAGGCGATCAACCGTATCGAACGCAGCTCTTGATTACTTTCTTATCGATGCTTGAAATGGGGCGCCTCGGATTTGTTTCAGTATTCCAGGCAGACACTTACGGCGATATTCACATCGAGCTGAAGAAACCCATTGAACGAAATATTCTTGAGCGCGTTCAGGAGTTCGATTCGTCAAATGCGGATCAAGTTGCCGCGTCCATTATTGGTGAGGCACTGATCGAGCAAGAAATCACCGGCCAAGAAAACGCCCAGGTACATTTGGGTGAGATGTTGGCGACGGGGCACGACACTGGTTACGAATCTGGGATTTTCGAGAAAGTCGAAGCCATTTTAGATGACCGCGTTGATGGCGACATCTCGGGATCTTCTGTAGAACAGAATCTTGAAGCTATGACTGCTGGCGCACTAGCGGGCGCACGTGAAAGTGCCTCGGATGACGAATTACTGATGGCCGAACAAGAGCTCGGTCTGATCGATCAAGGCGAAGGGGACTTAAATGTCTGATATTGAAAATGAAGTGGTGAAAAGCCCTTTAGCAGATCAGTTGGAAGCATTGTCGGCTGAAAACGAAACGGCTGCCGAAAACATCACCGAGCAGGTGGAATTTCAAGAGCCCGATTTGGAATTCGTCGAGAGTCTCGATAATCCCGCTCTCGACAATCCAATGATGGTTGGTGAAGTGGAACAGCTGCCGATGCTTGGTCTTGAAGAGGCCGCCGTCGAAATTGAAGAGGAAGAAATTCCCGACGAACCGACGGAATTCATCGATCACGATAAACTTGTTTCGATTGTCGAATCGCTTCTGTTTTCGACAGATAAGCCTGTTTCAGTTGCAACTTTTAAAGCTTTATTTAAAGGCTCGAACATTCGTACCAAAGATATTATGCGAGCGCTGGATCAATTGGCGTCAAGTTATGCGGCTGCAGAGCGCGGAGTGACGCTTGAAGAAATTCACGGCGGCTATCAGCTTCGAACAAAAGTGGATAATACGGAATACCTTCGTCGTCTGGCAAAGGTCCGTCCGTTTCGTCTTTCGGGACCTGCGCTAGAAGTGCTTGCGATCGCGGCTTACAAACAGCCGATAACAAAAACCGAAGTCGATCAAATTCGCGGCGTCGAATCGGGCCACTTGATGCGCGCCCTCATGGAGCGCGGCATGGTGGGCTTTGGTGAAAAATCAGATTTGCCGGGTCGGCCAATGACTTACGTCACGACGAGAAAGTTTCTTGAAACTTTTGGTCTCCGCAATCTGAAAGAGCTTCCGACCCTTGCCGAAATCGACGACCTTCTACCGGAGGGGATCGGCGGAGAAGAAGAAAAGGAAACGCTCTCGGATTTGACTTCTGCGATGTCGAACGAAATTTCCTCGTCCTACTCGGTGGGCGAAGAGGAACTTCAAGATATTTCCGAAAGCCTAAAGGTTATCGACACGACGTCTGAATTCTTTGAACAAGAAAAAGTTCGGCAACGAGTCGAACGCGATCGCGATCGTGCGCAGGATATTCGCGAACGTATCACGGTAGGCGAAGATGTCGAAGAGAAAGATCGACGTTGGTTGGCGCGCTATGAGGCAAAGCAAGAGCAGATGGCTCAGGCCGCGCAAGCGGGTGAAGCCACTGGCCCGTTGGTTGTCGAAGACGAGGCTGAAGGGACTCAGGAAGCTCAAAGTCTTGCCACTGCACTGAGTGCACTTACAGCTGAAACTTCGGATAGTTTGGCAGAATCCGAGCAACCAGACTCCGAAGAGGAAATGGTCGACGAACTTTCGGTAAAGCCTGACTTCTCAGAAGATGATTCGTTTCAAGAGGATGAAAAGTGAAAGGCCGAGATCGAACGACTTTCGTTCTGAAAGTCGTTCTGTCTTTTTTCATCATTTACCACCTCGCAACGGTGACGATCCTCCCGATGGGAAGCGGTCTATTAATCCGTGAACTTGGTCGATATTTTGTTCCCTATGCAAATCTCTTTCAGATGAACACCACCTGGCAGTTTTTTTCGCCAGGCCCAAGCCCGATTTTCTACTTGGAATACACTTATCTGTTCGAAACTGATGACGGCGGGGAAACAGAGTCAGAACCGAATCTCCTGCCAGAGCGTCGTACGGGCTTTGGTTATAGTGATTTCTATAATCGCCGACTTTTTTCGATGCGGTTTTTTTCTCTCAATGAACAGCGCCTTGCTAGGTACTTAGTTCCGTGGCTATGTCGGCAAAACGAAAAAGCGACGTCTGTGTCTGTCAGACAGAAGTTTGGTCAGATTCAAAGTGTAGAACGAGCCAGAAGTGACCAGGATCTCGAGAACTTTTCTGACATGGCAGAGCCGATGAATTTTCCAAGCTCCACGCACACCTGTCTTCGGGACGGTGAATCGTGAAACCGGTAAGTAGAACGATAAGAGCCGCGCAAAATACTTGCGCGAGATTGTTGTCCGGTTTCGATCGCTTCTTTTTTCAGGCAGCAAGCCCATCCGCAGTCGCGCTATTTCGAATCTTTTTCTCGGCAACTCTCCTCTTGAATCTAGCGATGCGAATTCCACACACGGAATTTTATTACACGGACGCAGGCGGAATGGCGCTGGAATATGCCATTCAAGTTCTGCCGGAGTTTCACCAGCCTGCATTCACGTGGCTTCCTTCAGGATACGGCGAAGCGTTGGCTATGCAGATCGTTCAAGCCACAGCGCTTTTTGGTCTTTTGTTTGGGGTGTTCGGTAGAATCGGAAGTCGGCTTCTAGCTCTGATTGCGTTTTTAACTCACGTGGCGCTGATGCAGCGAAATATTTCGATTGTCTATGGCGCCGACATTGTGTCGACCTTTTGGCTTTTCGGTCTTTTGTTTATGGACTCAACCGAGGCTATTTCGGTTCGGGCCTTTTTGCGCGATAGGTCTACTAGAAATAGCGGTATTAAACCAGTTTGGCTTGAACCAGTTTGGTCGCGAACTCTAACGAGCGTTGGTCTTCGGCTGTCGCAGATCCAGCTGAGCCTTATTTACGGCTACACCGGTTTTGAAAAGTTAAAGGGCGGGGATTGGTGGGATCAGACAGCTATATGGAAGGTTCTTGGTAACGAGCAGCTAATGATGGCGGATCTCAGTTTTCTGAAGTCCGTCCCATTGATCATTGGTCTTGCAACCTGGGGGACGGTGCTGTTTGAAGTTTATGCTCCAGTATTGCTATGGGTTAAATCGTCGCGCCGTTGGGTCATGCTGGCTGGTTGGGCGCTGCATCTAGGGATTGCTGCCACAATGGGTTTGTTCGTGTTTAGTTTTACGATGATGGCGGGCTATCTGCTATTTCTTGAATCCGACGAGGTTCACTCGCTCTTAAATCGGTTTGGTGGTAACAAAGTCGCCAGACTTTAAGAGAAAGAGCCCCCTCTGCCTGAACCTAAATCTGAATTGGGAAAATCTAACCAGCTGAACTTCGCGGCAAAGTTGCCGAAGACGTTGATGGCGGAGCTCGAGATTTCGCTTGGCTCAAACGGAATGTCGGACGAGAAATTTCATCAACTTCTTAACCGGCTCCGAAAGAACCGGATTAGCACAGATTCGCCGTTTTTTATGAATCAGCTTTTTTCGGGTGTCAGGACGGAAATTTTGGAAGCTGAAAGCCTAATTTCAGAATCGCGAACGACCATGGCGACCTACGAAGCAAGTGGGCCGTTCACATTGATCGAACTTGAAACGATTCGGGCATTGAATGTCGAAATTGGTTGGCCTGAGACGTCAGAAGGTGTTGTGGTCCCCGGCGGAAGTGCAGCGAACTTTATGGCAATCCATTGTGCCAGAACGAATGCGAGTGAAGATTTTCGAAGATGGGGCAATCGGCCGCACTGGCGGATTTTTTCCACTCGAGAAGCGCATTACTCTTTGGAAAAAGCCGTCCTTGCGTTGGGCCTAGGGCTTGAGAGTCTTGTGACTGTTGATGTGGATGACCAGGGTCGAATGTCGCCGCGATCGCTATTAGAAAAAATCAACGAAGTTAAATCCGAGGGGCACGAGCCGCTGATGGTGATCGCAACGGCCGGTACGACAGTGCAAGGTCAATTCGATCCGATCGACGAAATTTGCGAAGTCGCCCAAGGTCTTTGGGTTCATGTTGATGGCGCCTGGGGAGGTCCAGCGCTGTTCAGCTCCTCTGCGAAGTCCCTGTTAAAAGGTTTAGAACGAGCCACGAGCTTTACCTTTGATGCTCATAAGCTTCTTGGTAGTGATTTGACTTGCAGCCTTTTCTTGACCCGTCAGCAGGGGATTTTGCTGGACGCCAACGATGTTCACGGCGGCGAATATCTGTTTCACGAATTGTCGGGCGGTGGATCGGGAGATGTTTCAAGTCGCGAGTACGACCGCGGTCGAGTCTCGTGGCAGTGCGGAAGACGGCCGGAAATCGTCAGCTTCTGGGGCCTTTGGAAAAAACTGGGAACCAAAGGTTTAGGAGATATCGTCGACACGAAAATCGAACTTCGCAATGAAGTCGTAAAATGGATCCGAAGTCAAAAAGGATTTAAACTTCTTCAAGAGCCGCCATTTCTTAATATTTGCGTTCAGGTTCTTAAACCACAAAAGGGAGAATTCGTTTCTGACAAGATTTGGTCCCGTGAAGTTCGAAATGTTCTAAAGCGCGACAACAAAGCACTCGTAAATTTTTCGGTGACGGAAGACGGGACGACTTTTTTACGTTTAATTCTGGCGCATCACGAACTTCGCTCAGATCACGTGATTCAGATTTTGACTTGGGCCCTAGCTGTGACGCCCGATGCCTGTGACGTTACAAGTACAGCGATTTGATCAGCTATGCGGACGCCATCGCAGGCAGCCGAGGTGATCCCGCCTGCGTATCCTGCGCCTTCTCCTGCGGGGTAAAGTCCAGCGTGCGAAACGCTTTCAAGATCGTCACTAGCTCTAGTAATTCTAATTGGGCAGCTTGTGCGACTTTCCACACCATGAAACTGCGCTTGGTCCGAAATAAATCCCTTCATCTTTGAATTGAATTCTTCCAGCGATTGCGCCATTCGCTTGGTTAAATCAGGGGGCAGAATTTTATCTAGACGCACCGGAAGCACTCCGCTTGGCGAACTTGTCGGTAAAGCTGGGCCGTCTTTTCCGTTTAAAAAATCGACCACTCTTTGAGCGGGGATCGCGTGCCTTGCCTTCTCGGGCAAACCTTGTCGATCGACGCTTGCCTGTACTGCCTTAAACGCCGATGTTTCAAGAGATCGCCGGAATTTCAGACCGCCAAATAAGTCTTTTCCAAACCGTTTCGGGTGATCGATCGAGATGACGATCGCAGAGTTTGCAAACGCGCTTCCGCGATTGTAGTTCGACATGCCATTTGCGACGACACCGCCGTGTTCGGTGCCACTGGATAAAACATATCCTCCGGGGCACATACAAAACGAGTAGACGCCGATCCCAGTTTTATCGTCGTGGTCGGCGAGGCGATAATTGGCTGCGCCGAGAGACGGGTGGTCCCAGGCTTTTCGATATTGAATTTTGTTGATCGCTTCCTGCGGGTGTTCGATGCGAAGGCCAAGCGCAAAGCTTTTTCCTTCCATGTGAACACCTTGTTCGTGAAGTGTGCGCAAGATGTCTTCAGCCGAATGGCCTGTGGCAAGCACAACATGATCCGAGAAGAACTCTTTTCCCGTGGTGGTGCGAACACCTATCACGCGCGCGGTACGTGCCACTGCTTCAGCGCTGGATTTACCTTTCGCGATGTTGCCTGCATCAGAACTGCTACTTCCGCCAGTGGCCGCCTCTAAAATCAGTTCCTTCATGGGGGTGTCGAAGTGCATCTCGCAGCCACCGGCTTGTAGAAATGCGCGAAGTTTTGGAATCACGCGGCGAATTTTGTCGGATCCGACGTGCGGGTTCGAGAGCCATCGGATTTCCTCGGGTGCACCAAAGCGTACAAGACGGTCCATGACATACGGTATATGCGGGCTTTTGATTCGCGTAATAAGCTTGCCGTCAGAATAAAGACCCGCGCCACCTTCGCCCATACAGACATTGTTATCGGGATCAAGTTCGCCAAATCTCCAGAAGCGATTGATTTTCAAAATACGCTTTTCGCCAACCGAGCCTCGCTCTAAAATGAGGCTTGGGATTCCGCGTTCAAGTAGTCTGACAGCGGCAAACAGGCCAGCTGGACCTGTTCCTACGATGATGGGTTTAGCTCTCGATTTAGGCCATTGAATAGGGTCGGGGTCGAAATTCTGTTCGCTCGGCTTTTCATCACCTTCGAATACTTCGATCGAATAGATCCAGTAGGGAATTTGTGCCGATCGTCTGGCGTCGACACTTTGCCTAAGAATTCGGTGATTGGAATAAAGCGGAAAACGGCGTCGCAAGACTTCTTTTAAGTCTTCATCAAGTCCCACTTCAAGATCGCGCAGAATTTGGCTCATTTGAAACTGAAAACTAACACATTCCCATTTGTAACGCCAAGACTTGGGACCTTCATGGTTAAACAGTTAAAGTGCGCTTGTTGATATGACAAGACTGATGGCAAAATGGTGCCTATGGGAAAAAATCTCTCCGGTCTAATCTCGAATTTCGCAATGTCGGTCTTGATGCCGGTTTTGCCAAAAGATGACTTAAGTTACTGGGTTGGCCGGCTGGTCCACCAGAAGCTTCCAGATCCTGTTCGCCTTGCCAGCATGGAAGCGTTTGTTAAGGCCTACGGCATTGATATGACCGAGGCTGAGCTTCCGCTTGAATCCTATCAGTCGATTGGTGATCTTTTCACGCGGAAGCTGAAAGAAGATATTCGCCCACTCGGTACTGGCCTTGTTCACCCCTGTGACTCAAAGATTGCGGAAGCGGGACCTGTCGATGCCGGGAAGCTTACTCAGGTAAAAGGGGTCACCTATTCTTGCGAAGAGCTTCTTCAAAACCAGGCCGCTGCGGACCTATTCAAAGACGGTACCTTTGCCACTTATTATCTTTGTCCCACTGACTATCACCGGGTTCACATTCCGATGGATGTTTCTGTCGAAGAAGTCATTCACATTCCCGGTGCCTTTTGGCCGGTGAATCAGTGGAGTGTCAGCAACGTGCCGAAACTCTATGCTATCAACGAGCGCGTAGCGATGATCTTTCGTACCGATCAGGGCGAGCGCTTAGCACTAGTCATGGTTGCGGCCACCAATGTTGGAGCGATCACTTGCTCGTTTGAACCGAGAGTCAATTCTACGAATCGTCAATCGGGTCGCGCGATCACGCACATTCATTACGGCAGTGATGGAATGAGATCATCCGTCGAACGCCAGGATAAATCCATTTTAGAAGGTCCGGCCATTCACTTGAAGAAAGGTGACGAAGCCGGAGTCTTTTCGATGGGAAGTTCTGTTGTGATGCTGATGGATCGAGCCTTAAGCCTGCGACTAGGGCTTAGTGAAGAGCGTTTAGCTTCGCTCCGGGGGCAAGCGGTGAAGCAGGGTCAGTCGATGATTCCGGCCGTGTGGACGTAGGATAGTATCTGGATGTCCGTGGGTGATTTATTTTGGCTATATTAGGGTAGAAGTCCCAAGCCAAATTTTGAGTTCAGCCGTCGTAGATGAAATGGGAAACATTTTCGTCACGACCACGACGGATCTCTAAAGAATCAATTGAGATTTATGGTTTCTACAATTTGCATGTCAGGATTTGACGGCCCTTGTCATTGCCTATAGCTCCGAGCGCACGGAGGATTGAAAATGAAGTTCCTTGTAACGGTCATAAGCATGGTTACTTTTGCCAATGTCGCCTCGGCGGCAGAAATATTGAACAGCTGTTTTTCGGGCAAAGGAGCGCAATTCTTTGCCTCGGAACTCGAGTCCATTGCGACGGAGAAATCGACGCCGGTCCTTTTGCTCAATAAAGCTGGTGAAGTTGTTGGGGTCGTTTCTGTAAGCCCCGAAAGAAATTCTGAATATCCGCACAACGCCAGTGTCGTCACTGTGAACAAGATCGAACTTTGTTCGTCTCTAGAGGTCGACGATTTTTACTACGCAGATGAGGGTGCAGCTAACTTGCTGACTTGGGAAAGCTCCGGTCCCGTTGAAATTACCCAAGACGAGGGATTGATCGTCCTATCGACGAAATTGAGTCGAAAAGATCAGTATGCGACTCAGTACAGAGTGGAATTCAAGGCCTACGACGTCTTCAGCGAAGCGCCAGAGAAAGAGAAAGACCACCCAGATTACCTGGAAGATTGGGGCGCACCCAAGGGCAGCGGCGAATTTTATTTCTACATTCCGGCGAATTGGACCAAGTAGTATATCGATCAATACGCAGTTTTAATGCCAACCAAGACGTACTCGTGACGTCGGTTGGTAGCGAACGGATCACTTTCAACGGTGATCTTTTCTTTGTGCAGGGAGCGCGGGTAGGTAAGAATGCGCTCGTCTTTCAACTGAAACAAGAAACCCATGATCCGAGCAATATCCCACGCCATCGGGAAAAAGTGACCGTCGCGGTTGCGAATGTTTTCTGCTACTAGAATGCAGCGGCCACCCGGTTTAAGCACTCGGCTCAACTCTTTAAGTACGACCTCCATGTGGCCAATGTACTCCTCGTATATTTCGCTAAAGTAGAGTTGTCCTGTGGCTCTCGTCCAACCATGATCGGGACTTCTGTCAGCGCCAAAATAGGGGACCGACGTTAATACTAGATCAAAGGTGTCTTTCTCGTAGGGAAGCGCTCGGGCGTCGCCTCTCTTGATGGATACATTCGACCGATCCCATTTTTCCGCTGGAACTTTTGCGAGTCTCGCTTCTGTTAGCGAAACGCGTGAGGCGTCGATTTCAATTCCACTGGCTTCAAATCCTAAAAGTCCTGCGGCGACCAGTGTTGTTCCAAGGCCACTGAAAGGATCAAGAATCTTGTCGCCGGGCTTCGCGTATTCTGAGATCAGTGTCGTCATTTGACTTAACCAACCGGTATCTTCGCCGTGAAAGAGATCCATCACTAAAAGGTCGGAGTCCAAGAAAGTCTCGTCGTGATCTTTTTCGAGGTGAATCCAGCTCGGTTTCAAAATTCCGTCAGGCATGAGAATCCATCCTCACGTCTCGGTTAGCGCTTTTTATTTTGTGACGGATTAAAAAGGTCTGCAAACGTGCCCATGCCGGTGGCCTTGCTACCTGCCGTGTGTGCGCGCCAGGCTCCGTCGTCGATGTCCGCCGGAGGTCCAAATGTCAGTTTGTGCTCTTCAAAATTTATTTCAGAGACCATCACTTTCATTTTGTCGCCGCGCTTTTTTGTTTCGAAACTTTGCGCATCGGTTAGATCGCGCCACTTTGATCTCGGCAGAAGGCCAGAAATTCCAGGTGCGATGTTAACGAAAAGACCGTAGTTTTCTTTTCGTTCGACGGTGCCCTCATGGATGGTTCCAACGGGAAACTTCTGCGGAAGTGTCAGCCAAGGATCGCCCTCATCGCCGGCTTGTTTCAGCGAAAGAGAAACGCGCAAGCGATCATTTTCTTCTGAGACTCGCATCAAGATGACTTGCACTTCTTGTCCAGTGCGGACCACTTCGGCTGGATTTTGCACGCGCCCCCAAGCAAGTTCCGATATTGGAATCAAGCCTTCGACGCCATCATCAAGAAGGCAGAAGGCGCCAAAGGATTCGAGGCGAGTGATTTTACCGACGAGGCGATCGCCTGGCTTTTTCGAAAGCATGAACGTGCCTTCGCCCTCTGCACGTTGAAGATCCAAAAGTTTACGGCGCGAAACGACCATGTTTCGGCTTTCCATTTGCGTGATGATGAAATCAAAACTTTTCCCGATATAGTCAGCTGGATCGTTTGAAGCGCGGTGATCAATTTGCGAGAACGGACAAAAAGCGCGTTTACCTTGAATTTCTACGCGGTAGCCGCCTTTGACGGCTTCGGTGACTTTTCCTTTAACGGGAAGTTCAAGGTCGTAAGCATCTTCCAAGGACTCTGCGTCTTCCGAACCACCGATCGAATCAAAGCGCTTCAAGAGAAGTTCGCCCTCGCGAGCGCGTACGACTTTTACTTTGATTTGGTCGCCGACTTTGTAATTGAGATTTCCGTCTTTGTCTTTCAATTCAAGGGTAGGGATTAAGCCATCGTTCACTGAACCAGTGGCAACAAAGGACGATTC contains:
- a CDS encoding S1 RNA-binding domain-containing protein codes for the protein MSQKNTSKSGKNKSNSNVDLFGDEVKSGAVEDFATLFAQSAGPGRNFSVGDSLTGEILSIGKESSFVATGSVNDGLIPTLELKDKDGNLNYKVGDQIKVKVVRAREGELLLKRFDSIGGSEDAESLEDAYDLELPVKGKVTEAVKGGYRVEIQGKRAFCPFSQIDHRASNDPADYIGKSFDFIITQMESRNMVVSRRKLLDLQRAEGEGTFMLSKKPGDRLVGKITRLESFGAFCLLDDGVEGLIPISELAWGRVQNPAEVVRTGQEVQVILMRVSEENDRLRVSLSLKQAGDEGDPWLTLPQKFPVGTIHEGTVERKENYGLFVNIAPGISGLLPRSKWRDLTDAQSFETKKRGDKMKVMVSEINFEEHKLTFGPPADIDDGAWRAHTAGSKATGMGTFADLFNPSQNKKR
- the psd gene encoding phosphatidylserine decarboxylase (Phosphatidylserine decarboxylase is synthesized as a single chain precursor. Generation of the pyruvoyl active site from a Ser is coupled to cleavage of a Gly-Ser bond between the larger (beta) and smaller (alpha chains). It is an integral membrane protein.), encoding MGKNLSGLISNFAMSVLMPVLPKDDLSYWVGRLVHQKLPDPVRLASMEAFVKAYGIDMTEAELPLESYQSIGDLFTRKLKEDIRPLGTGLVHPCDSKIAEAGPVDAGKLTQVKGVTYSCEELLQNQAAADLFKDGTFATYYLCPTDYHRVHIPMDVSVEEVIHIPGAFWPVNQWSVSNVPKLYAINERVAMIFRTDQGERLALVMVAATNVGAITCSFEPRVNSTNRQSGRAITHIHYGSDGMRSSVERQDKSILEGPAIHLKKGDEAGVFSMGSSVVMLMDRALSLRLGLSEERLASLRGQAVKQGQSMIPAVWT
- a CDS encoding methyltransferase domain-containing protein; the encoded protein is MPDGILKPSWIHLEKDHDETFLDSDLLVMDLFHGEDTGWLSQMTTLISEYAKPGDKILDPFSGLGTTLVAAGLLGFEASGIEIDASRVSLTEARLAKVPAEKWDRSNVSIKRGDARALPYEKDTFDLVLTSVPYFGADRSPDHGWTRATGQLYFSEIYEEYIGHMEVVLKELSRVLKPGGRCILVAENIRNRDGHFFPMAWDIARIMGFLFQLKDERILTYPRSLHKEKITVESDPFATNRRHEYVLVGIKTAY
- a CDS encoding HTTM domain-containing protein, with the protein product MKPVSRTIRAAQNTCARLLSGFDRFFFQAASPSAVALFRIFFSATLLLNLAMRIPHTEFYYTDAGGMALEYAIQVLPEFHQPAFTWLPSGYGEALAMQIVQATALFGLLFGVFGRIGSRLLALIAFLTHVALMQRNISIVYGADIVSTFWLFGLLFMDSTEAISVRAFLRDRSTRNSGIKPVWLEPVWSRTLTSVGLRLSQIQLSLIYGYTGFEKLKGGDWWDQTAIWKVLGNEQLMMADLSFLKSVPLIIGLATWGTVLFEVYAPVLLWVKSSRRWVMLAGWALHLGIAATMGLFVFSFTMMAGYLLFLESDEVHSLLNRFGGNKVARL
- the scpB gene encoding SMC-Scp complex subunit ScpB; protein product: MSDIENEVVKSPLADQLEALSAENETAAENITEQVEFQEPDLEFVESLDNPALDNPMMVGEVEQLPMLGLEEAAVEIEEEEIPDEPTEFIDHDKLVSIVESLLFSTDKPVSVATFKALFKGSNIRTKDIMRALDQLASSYAAAERGVTLEEIHGGYQLRTKVDNTEYLRRLAKVRPFRLSGPALEVLAIAAYKQPITKTEVDQIRGVESGHLMRALMERGMVGFGEKSDLPGRPMTYVTTRKFLETFGLRNLKELPTLAEIDDLLPEGIGGEEEKETLSDLTSAMSNEISSSYSVGEEELQDISESLKVIDTTSEFFEQEKVRQRVERDRDRAQDIRERITVGEDVEEKDRRWLARYEAKQEQMAQAAQAGEATGPLVVEDEAEGTQEAQSLATALSALTAETSDSLAESEQPDSEEEMVDELSVKPDFSEDDSFQEDEK